The Candidatus Neomarinimicrobiota bacterium region CACCAGCCCAGCTACCGGCAGCGCTTCAAACTGGCCTGCATCGATGGACCGGTTTTTTGGGCCCATGAACTCGCGTGAGCTCGATGGTGGATCTCACTGTCACACTCGGTGATAAACTAGTCCTCCAGAACCCGATTCTCACCGCCAGCGGTACCTTTGGCTACGGAGACGAGGTCCCGGAGCTGGTGGACGTGAACCAGCTAGGGGGACTGGTTACAAAGTCTATCACTCGTCATCCCCGGGAAGGCCATCCACCGCCGCGAATTGCCGAGACCTCTGCCGGTATGCTCAACGCCATCGGCCTAGCCAATATCGGAGTGGAACGCTTCTGTAATGAGAAACTGCCTTATCTGGCTGAGCTGAGCACCGCTGCCATTGTAAGCATCGCCGGCTCCAGTTTCGAAGAGTACCAGGAGGTGATGAAGATCATTGAGGGACGGCAGCCGCGTATTATGGGCTATGAGATCAATATCTCCTGCCCTAATGTGCATGATGGGGGCATGGAGTTCGGCGTCAGCACCTATATGACTGAAGAGCTGACCCGTCACCTACGGGAGCTAACCGCGCGCTTCCTGATAGTTAAGCTCAGCCCGAACGTAACGGCCATCAGTGACATTGCTAAGGCGGCGGAGCAGGGAGGGGCCGATGCAATCAGCGCTATTAATACCGTAGTGGGTATGGGAGTGGATCCCAGGACAGGCACATTCCAGCTCAGTACTGGCATTGGTGGTTTGTCAGGCCCGGCGATCAAACCCATCGCGCTGGCAGCTGTGTATAAGGTAGCCCAGGCAGTGACTATCCCGGTCATCGGGATCGGAGGTATCATGACCGTCGGGGATGTTGTGGCTTTCGTCCGGGCAGGTGCCCACGCAGTGCAGATTGGAACGGCCAATTTTCGGGATCCAGGAATTGGGATTCGCCTTATTTCCGAACTAGGTTCTTTTCTTGAGGAATTGGGCGTAAGCCGCCTTTCT contains the following coding sequences:
- a CDS encoding dihydroorotate dehydrogenase — its product is MVDLTVTLGDKLVLQNPILTASGTFGYGDEVPELVDVNQLGGLVTKSITRHPREGHPPPRIAETSAGMLNAIGLANIGVERFCNEKLPYLAELSTAAIVSIAGSSFEEYQEVMKIIEGRQPRIMGYEINISCPNVHDGGMEFGVSTYMTEELTRHLRELTARFLIVKLSPNVTAISDIAKAAEQGGADAISAINTVVGMGVDPRTGTFQLSTGIGGLSGPAIKPIALAAVYKVAQAVTIPVIGIGGIMTVGDVVAFVRAGAHAVQIGTANFRDPGIGIRLISELGSFLEELGVSRLSEIRGSAH